In the Vicia villosa cultivar HV-30 ecotype Madison, WI unplaced genomic scaffold, Vvil1.0 ctg.000024F_1_1, whole genome shotgun sequence genome, TTGCTCTCTTTATTGTTTGACAGATGTGATAACACTACAAGAACAAGGAATTGAGCAAGAACACAATGgaattgagagatatgtttccaATTCGTCCCAGAAAACCTTGAGTTGTGTAAAATATCGGAAATAGAAAGTGCACCTTAACGAAATTTGTATAAATCTTCTTAAATATCTGAAATTCTGAAAAACATCATTTTGAGATAATCAAGTTCGAAAATTAGACCATACACCACCATCATTGTCAAACCAAAGCACGAATTATGCTATCAGTTCAGAAATTGATTGCATAAGCCAAGCTAGGACTATCATATTGCACTTACTCTATGGTGCGTGCAGTGAatcagaagaatgaatcagaagaagGGGGTCGTGTTAAGGTTTCATCAATGAATTGCTCTTTATTCTCGAACATTGATGCAATTTGAATTGATCTTTCCCATGTATGATAATTTTTGTTGTCTAAAGGAGGAGAGACGAGAACAAGAGGAAGGTTTTCATTTGGGTAGAAATAGTAAGGGTTCGCAGAATTTATGGAGAAGTCGGTGTAGCTCTAAAGAGCCATTGAATGCagagagaagaggaaaagaaaaaaCTACATGAAGATGAAATCGACAACATAATGTTCATTTAtcattaataaaaatcaatgtaCATATAATGAATGAAGAATAAACCAATAGATATGAATAAATTGAAGAAGAGGAAGTTAGTTAAGCTATAACAACCTTAGCACCTAACCTAACAAATTAGCTTTTTTTAACAAGTCAGTTTAATTGAACTAAGTAACTAGGCTAAGAAAGTAAAGGGCCAAATACAAATGTGGGCCTAAACTAAAGGATAATGGGCCTATGATAGTTACCACAAATcatacatttttttcttttaagttCTAATTGATCATTACCAGTCAATATTTGAACTTGGAACTAGTAACTGATTTTCCCTAGACTGAGTTATTATTGGCACAAAGTTAATATGCCGTTTTTTTTCTCAATTAAAGTAATTCATCATTAATCTTTTATGATGGTTAAATACCGAAGAACCTTACTATAACATcaaaatggaaaataaataacTAAGAGATAATCTGTTATTGGTGAGTGCACATATCATGTAATGTCCCAAAAATATTCATGAATTAAGAAAGGATGCTTAAATACAAAAAACACTTTGATCTCTCTTGTAGTATAACCTTCTCATCTAAATTCCTGAAGGCAACATCACCTCCCACACCAATGGTGAAAACTGAAAGAGATGAATGGCAAGTAAATCATTAGAGTTTCACCTAGTGTTTACTTTTTATATCCTTCAATTCCATACTTATGAATCACTTTTGCATAATTCTCATCCCACCATCTCTCAGCGTCCTTCTTCGCAAATAGCTCCCGGCTGTCAGAAAAACACGCAAAGCCTTATAAAATAGAGTTCCTCCGTATGAGGGTCTTCAGATTAAAATTGTTATTATGATAAGACATTGCACTCTTATTAAATTGatcttattaatatattaaaaatattgtacagaataataattaaataatttaaaaaaagtgaGAATACAAATATTTTTCCTAAAACACAATCATTGTGAAACGGAGGAAGTACCAGGTAGCAGGAACGTTATAAAAATTGTTACCTGAATCTCATGCGCTTAAGTTCTTTTTCTCCACTCGGCGAGGTTGTCAATGTGATGTAAACACCGTCCTCATACCGCTCTACCCATTCAGCTTTCAAGATATCTACAGTGTCTTGTTGAGATTCTGGCATAGTGAGGTTAGTGTTGTTGTCCATCAATTTGTCATTTTTGAGGAGCATACTTACCCTTTGTGTCAAAGCTTGTATGACCTCTTTTGCTGCTTTGCATTTAGCCGCTTCCTCTTTCGCCACGGACCAACTCTCCTCGATTTTATTTTGAATCTCTTGTGTTTCATGGTTTTGGAGTTCACATTGCATTTCAAGTCTCCTAGCCTATCCAAATTAATGAAATGATATAGCATTTAATAAGAATATAACACGGATGATATACAAATTTGTACCCGAAAATCGAGTCATTACCTCGGCTTTCAGTCTCTGAACTTCTTCTATGAGTGAGTTATCAGACTTTGTAGTATCTGTGGAATCTTCATTGAGTGGTGAAACAGCAGATATTCTATTTTTGGTTGAAGACTCATGCATAGTTGAATTTTTGCTACAATTGCTTCTGAATTGTGATTTTGTAAATGCTGATACTTATAATGTCTAGACTTTGATGAGTCCATATTTGAATGTGTTTTTCGCCTATTCATTAATTtacaattaaatttaattaatacaataattatgtagtaattataatttatacAGAGAAGCAGAAGATGCCATTTCAGTCTTTGGACCAACCAAAATAGTAGTTTTTCTAGCTGTAATTGTTGTATCTCTTCATAAACTAGTTTATTGTTTAGGGATCAAAGCGTAATTATAGGACCTAACTTTATGATACAAATGAATGATATTTTTAAAtgtaatttattattttgaacGCATGTATTTAAATGTGCAGCAAATAGAGTTTAATTTCTATGTATATCGTACATTAATACACGTAGTGAGTATTTAGTGTAGCATCCTTTCTTTTTTAATCCATAACAGAAAATTGCTGTAATAATAATCTTACAAAGTTGGAGTCTAAGGAAGCATGGCCGGCCCAACCTAAAGTCAGGCCTAAGCGACTATTAAaatgaggtttttttttttaactattataataaaatttttgatttttaaaagaaattctaAGATTTTTTACAATTAACTTTTTTGGTATCTACCATGAAACTATTGTTAATTTTggtagttaaatatttaaattttttatcaagattgaattatttttcaatataaaatatcattttCTTACCAACAGAGCTAAACAAACACCACtgaatttaattttttaaggcctaaaatacctttaaaaaaattaattttgttgagGCCCAAGGTGAGGGCCTAGATTGCCTTACCCTTGGGTCGGCCCTGAAGGAAGAAATAATGTTTCGATCAATGCTTTAAAAACTGGATTGAACTGTCTGATTCAACCGGTTAAGTCAACCTTCTAAAATTGCTAACGGGTCAAAATCATAGTAGAATTGAAAAAACTGGATTGACCTGTCCTAAATCATTCAAACCATATAACTAAAACCGGTTTTGTATAATTGTCTGGCTAAAAAAAACACATCAAATTGGCCATTTTTTTTTAAAGCTTAATATGTAAATATCAAAATTTAACATACATTcctaaatcacaaaaaataattccttgtttttattaaaacataCAAATTTCTAAGTTTTGTCACCCCGTTATAGTTGTTTTTTCAACCACACTCAATCATATGTTTGTCGTAGTTCAACTCAGATTTTCTTTTTGCTGTTTTATTAAGTgtattgaattattattttttattttctatcttttaatttatgtattcttaattattttaattttattttgattattatgttctattattttactttttttgttaCAAAGAGGGCCGAAGCCCGGAAAAAGAGACTTAACAACGATAAACCTCAAGAAACAAACTCTTGACTTATCCTAATTCACAAATTGACTAACACTATCCGGAACGATTTCACGAAACTCCAAGTCTACCAAACGATCAATACCACCTTAAGCGAGAGCATTTGCGCATTGATTCGCGAAAATATTGTGGCTCTCCACTTCCATAGTCTTTCGAGCAACCAAGGTTTTAGAAATGGAGCTAGAGTCAATGGTTAATTCCACCTTCAGGTACCCCAACCTTCTAGTCAGCTTTAAGCCTTCTATTATCCCCCAAATCTCTGCGCGAGACGCGGTACAACAGCCAATACTTTTCGAGAAACCTCCATATATTCTTTCAAGATTATCACGAATAATACCACAACATCCCGATTTTCCATTTACTGTACTTTCCCCATCCGTATTCAGTTTAAACCAATTCTCATTTCTCCACATGCAGTTTCCATTTGAAGAAAATCTCTTCCTTCTCCATACCTATCACTACACGATGAGTGCTTACATTTGTTTTGAATTAGTTTAactcttttttttgtttatcaccaccggtatagtccggttcgggggatcGACTCTGGCATCAAATGGGTCAAGCCCCCTTCCGATCGCAGTtacgggggatcgaaccgtgtttctccctaccaagtctagcgccaatcaccactggaccactAACGATTGGTTGAATTActttaacttattttattttgtaattctttAACTTGTTCAAATTATTCTTAAATGAAGGTTGAAATAAAATGTACAACTATGTTGTGTTATTATATGTACTATCAATATTGTTGTATTAAGTTTGCAATAGATTTTTGAAATAGTTATTTTATTAAGTTAATAATATATGATTATGTGTGACATATCTATCAAAAAATAGTttcatattattagtttatttaataaacGGTTCGATCACAGGTTTAACCGATTGAACCAATTAAACCTTAAACCGGAAGCTTCATCGGTTCGATGATTGTTGAATTTACAACTCAACTAAGACAAACCAACAACTATGTCAAATTACTAAAACATAGAGTGGTGTACCCAAAGATTCAACACTAATCCTTATAAGGGAATTAGTGTAGAATACAAGAAACAAAAGACTCACAAACCCTAGCACAAAGAACCTAGTCTTTGCATACAAAACTCACCTCTAAACACGAGAATTGAGTCCCCTTATATAGAAATGTCTTATGAGATTTTTCTCCTTGTATGTCCGAATTAAATTCATCTAGAATAATAGATGAATTAGTTGGCTATAGTATGTTCCATAAAAACCTCCAACAAAAAATATGATTTgttatatttcaaattcaaatttaaatctctaTTTGAACCTGATTTGATCTTTACCAAGTatcaaacaaattaaataaacattgctACCAAATCTGTAACCAATTTGATTGAGTCTCAATCAAAAAATTTGCACCAAACAATATTCATTTTGTCCTGCTAACAAGGTTCAGATGTTGCGTTGCATGATGGGTCATCATGAGGGGGAATTGTAACACCCCCTTTCTAATACCCCAATTAATATAATCATAAACAATtactcagagtaaacatgcatatAATAAGGGGCGTCAcaacgacgttttcaaaaactaaaagcttttaaaaaccaacaAACATACATCCATCAATATACAATTCATCTGGCCATTAATATAACACATCTTACTTGACATAATTCATTAAGAATATGCATACACAGCGGAAATCACAAATACTCATGCATtgtataaaatgattcatgtcccataccatgatcatgtctCAACATAATATTCAAAACGGAGTCATAACATCATATCCAGAATATTGGGCATCAAGGCctccaataacaacaataaacatCATACAAAATCCGAAAtgaaaacatgagttcaacaccctAATCCtatcccagtgttacatgaccagagcatcgactcactacctaaatcAACCGAAACTCGGAACTCTCCGGCTAATCCACGAACAAGCACTaatcgtcggaacctgcacgttaccgacgaaggataacattcaaacagaagggtgagaattcaaattctaaatagaaaatatcataatgggaaatgcaacatacataagcatacatttcataattcatcactcttctcaaaacataCAATGATCCTCAATATAAGATTAACATGTTTAATACAATTAAGTATCACAATCAAATTCACCACACCGTATATCAAGGATTTACAAGTTTACACATATGTCACTCATGCACATATATATTTCACATTCCACACCAAATATGTATcattcacatatatcacattcacaTTTCCTTCCCTAATTCATATCATATGATTCATCAtctcacatatatacatataaatcaaattcacatccacacattcatatcacataatcacacataacaacatttcacaccgacacgtgcaactcgagtgtgactctatgcgatatgcatgtggatccctccgttatcattttcggtcatgccgattgtcatcctctttagactagataaccacctcaaaagcctcatactcgttaagctttcaaaccccatactcgttaggtttgggacaagtaaataatcttcgcgagattacccaacattgccactttcaaagactcatgcttgtgtacgtgtgcaacaaaacaagactcatgcatttaagacgatctctctatctcttaaactacacaatcacatcttcacaactttgcacaacattacacaacatgcaattcaatccaatctcaacacaattatcatttagcactccattacataatacattcaattacacctcacacatgttatttaatcaattaataacacataatgaacatatagaagtaataggtatgcaagtcaagtcttaaacaaacaagaaaatatttttgaatacagttcgcgccgccaacctttggtcgcgccgcgaagtacCAGACAGAAACAATATATTTCAAAAATGCATTCAGTTCGTGCCGCATCCACATGTGTGCGCCGCGAAGTACAAGGCAGAACCAATCATTCCAGAATTCATTCAGTTTGCGCCGCCACCTTTTGTTCGCGTCGCGAACACAGCGCATAAATGAATTTTCTGTGTAAACTCAGCTCAGTTCCCTCTTTTTCATTTCATCACTCAATTCACAGTTCAGTTCATTATTTGCACACGAATTTCACATACATATCATACATATAACCCAtatgtatccttagattcatcaaagtttcattaattatgcaaatctatgaatttcacccaaatcccaaagttaggttttcacattcttttcatccaacatgttataaatcaaaacccacccatagaatcaagtaaagaatcatgaattacatgttatttctactcattccaagcataaacaacatcaaacaacacaaatctCATGGATTATGAAAATACTCAAAGTGAAATCCCATGTTCtaacacatacaacattacccaatcatagattctacaagaatttggattcaaacccttaccttaaTCTTTTAATCCACCCTCTTGATGAAATCTACCAatctcctcttcttctcttctatgttcttcttctttcctttctATCTTACTCTTCTTTTATTTCTAATTAGGTTATGACCCAAAGTTCTCTCTtcactctcattatctcattgggcttaacccactcaCTACTCTTTTTCACTCAACTAAGCTCATTTAGctaatttctaataaaattctaccaatattaattagctaaataacatattccccataattaaataattatcactcaacgattattaaataaaacacacaaacaattatcaaatatcaaataatcctaattaataaaaattttaataaaaatagggtgttacaggAATCATTCATATTGAATCAAGCACTCACCTTAAGGTCAAAGATTTACCCAAGCAAGTGAGAGAGACAACACATATtcatccaaaaccttaaggtgataggtgtatgtgtcatctcacttataaagtgctcaaCCTCCACTTTTTTGAACAATGTGGAACTTAGAACTCACATGTGTTTCTCCATATAACTCACATTTGTttctcaacaatctccccctcaagtgtgagtatATCCACTATGCTTCCCCTCAAGCAAAAGCTCTTTCATCCACATGCTTGTACCGCAATTAAGAGACACCTTTATCTCGTCATGGGAATTTCAATGTGACATGCCGCCTGACCACGATGTCAAGAAGATTTTCGACACAGACTTAGTCCCTTACTCGAACCAAGCTATGCTACCGCTGATGGGTAATTATGAGAGGGAAGAATTATCATTGGGTCAAACACGCACCTAAAGGTCTAAGACTCACTCAAACAAATGAGAGAGACATCACATATTCCCCCAAAACCTTAGGGTGATGTGTACGGgtcatctcacttataaagtgtccaACCTCCACTTTTCTAAACAGTGTGGGACTTAGAACTTGTTTCTCCACacaactcacacttgtttctcaacaTTGCACACATGTTGAAGCATGGTGTTCAACATGTCGCACTAGTACATCCAAATTAACTCTTCTCTATGAATTGTAGATCTTCTTATAGAGTGAATCAtggataaaataaatatgaatcatTACTGCAATGCCATGTGTTTATTGACAGAGACAGTATGTTACAACACATCCTTCTTCACCATAATTGCAATAACATATGTTTGTTGACAGAGACCAGATATTGTAGCACGCATGTTGGAACATCGTGTTCCACATGTTACATCAGAactaccaaaacaactttttccaTATATATCTTCTTTATAGAGTAAATCTTGGACACCAAACTTTTTTTCATTGTACATCCAACCAAATCTTCTTTAACTAAATCAAATTCAAACCCTTTAATATTGATTTTAGATTAACAAAGCAAACTTCTTCATTTTCTAAAGAAGTCAACACCACAGCTCTTCAGAAGGAAATCTGAAGATAGTCATAACTCAATCCTTATTTCAAGATGATACACAATCACATGTTGAGCCTCTGTCTTAACAAGTTTTGTCAAGCACTTTAGCTTAACAACTCTTCTTAGCAACAGACATAATCACACTCAAATGTTGGAACCCTTGCTGGAACATCTTGTTCCACGTGTTTCCTAAACTACATCTTGTACATATGTTGTTTTAACTAATGCAGCCAAAAAAAGCAACTACAATTCCCCTTTGAAAAATTGTGGTTAACACAACTACAAAATATGATTTTCATGAAGTAGCATAAGTAGCACACCGTATCACACATCAAAATCAACAGAGCAAACAACAACATAAGTAGCCCATAAGTGAGGTGATTGTTACACATCAAGAGATCAACTTCATACATGGAACATCTTGTCCTAATCATTAGTCCCCCTTTTTCCACAATTTGGCAAAGGTGTTGAAAGATCCACAAACAGAACAGTAATCTTCATTATGATTCGggatttattcatttatatatgtgatttttatattatttggtAAATGTGTGGTTTAATTTATATAAGGTTTAATGTGATAACATAACTATAATACATCGTCAATTACATCGGTGTATCTCTAAAACAAAGTCAAAATTTTGTGTCGATATGAATACAGAAATGCATCTTCGTTTTTTGTCTGGGTAAATACGgagttgcatctccaaattaattTATGTCAAAATGAGAGTATTTCAGTAAAAAAAAAATGCATAGATTGCATTGAGTGGATCCATAGATGTATCGCGAGACTAAATTTTAGGAAAAATATAGGGTGAGACTCACTTTATAATATGTTTTGGTGTGAAAAAGGTGCGTCTGAAAAATCCACCTTCAAAATTTGATGGATATTCTCGAATTTCTTTAAAGTGTTTTTTCACAACTTAAGAGTGAGATCGATAAGCAATTCCTCCAATTTTTCTTTGAAGTTTTTTGGTTGATGATTAACTCTAGTTAATATTTGAACTTAGTACTATTGACTTCTTTGCCTTAGACATAGTTATTATTGGCAAACAGTGTATATgcttttatttttctctctcaaTTAAAGTAATTCATCATTAATCTTTTATGATGGTAAAATGCTGAAGAATCATACTATAACATCAAAATGGAATATAAATAATTATGAGACACTCTGTTATTGGTGACTGTACATATCATGGAATGTCCCAAAAATATTCATGAATTAATAAAGGATGCTTAAATACAAAAAACACTTTGATCTTTCTTGTAGTATAAGCTTCTCATCTAAATTCCTGAAGCCAACATCACCTCCTACACCAATGGTGAAAACTGATAGAGATGAATGGCAAGTAAATAATTAGAGTTTCACCTAGTGTTTACTTTTGACATCCTTCAATTCCATACTTATGATACACTTTTGCTTGATTCTCTTCCCACCATCTTTCAGCTTCCTTCTGCGCAAATCGCTTCCGGCTGTCAAAAAACATTCAAAGTCTCATAAAAAGAGTTCAAGTGTAAAGTACTAGTTAGCATAAGCATTATAAAAAGTGTTACCTAAATCTCACGCGCTTAAGTCCTTTTTCTCCACTCGGCGAGGTTGTCAACGTGATGTAAACACCGTTCTCATACTGTTCTACCCATTCAGCCTTCAAGCCATCTGCAGTGTCTTGTTGAGATTCTGGTGTAAGGAGGTTAGTATTGTTGTCCGTCGATTTGTCATTTTTGAGGAACATGCTTCTACCGAATTTGGATCTTAATGCACTGGAAAATACTATAGGCGAATTCGATAGACTATCCATGTTGGTATTTCTTGGAGTATTCGTATCGGTATGTATAGGTGCCAAATTCGGAAGACATTCTTGTAGCACAGCCTTTTGTTCTACTCCATGATTATCTTTTCCTGATAATGTGTGAAGCTGCAAATATGATATATGATGAGTGTTTATGCTATAAGAGTTTTAGTAAGTTATTTATCGAAATAGAGGCTtatacaataacaataataacgaGCTTACCCTTAATGCCAAAGCTTTTATGACCTCTTTTGCTGCTTTGCATTTAGCCGCTTCCTCTTTCGCCACGGACCAACTCTCCTCGATTTTATGTTGACACTCTTGTATTTCATGGTTTTGGAATTCACATTGCTTTTCAAGTCTCCTAGCCTATCCAACACAGATGAAATTTCAGTTAGTAAAGGAACATGAAAAGTTTAGTTTACAGCCGAAAAGGATACAGAAAACAATTTGTAGCCGTAAATCGAGTCATTACCTCAGCTCTCAGTCTCTGAACTTCTTCTATGAGTAACTTATCAGACTTTGTTGTATCTGTGGAATCTACATTGAGTGGTGAAACAGTAGATATTCTATTTTTGGTTGAAGAATCACGCATAGCTGAATTTTCGGTACAATTGCTTCTAAATTGTGCTGAACATGGAACTTGTCCGCATTGTGGCACATTACCTAACTTAGAAGAACAATCTTCTAATTTCTGTTGGCTTTCTTGTTGGTTTTTCCAAACCTTCCTTCCACTAGGCATGTTTTTCCGGTAGCACGATTGATGAAGCGATAATAAAGGACCGTTTGTCACATTTGTCTCGCCTCTATCTTCAGTGAGATCACAACTCTTGTTCTTATGCTTTTGTAAATGCTGATAGTTATAATTTCTAGACTTTGATGAGTCCATAATTGAATGTGTGCTACTACTTCCTTGCTTTCTATCAAAGCACGAATCACAAACGCGAAAGGCCTTGCTTTTATCCGGGGCTAGAGACGCATTCATAACTTTTTTGCTACTACAATTGCCACAGAACAAAAGGCCGCAGTTATAACAGTTGTGTTTCTTCCTTGTGAAGCCGAATGGTAACCTACAACCACTACAACTCGATTGGTCACTCATTGAAATAGGTTTATGCAAACATATTGCAACTGTGAAACTTGGACCACAAGTTATTGTATCTACCTGCCTGTCTCTTAACGCCTCAACAAAAGAAGGTGTGCAACGGTTTTCGGTATCACCTAGCCCAAGTTGTCCGTTTTCGCCTTTTCCCCATGTGTACACACTCCCGGAAGATGTCAAAACAGCAGCATGATATGAACCACAAGATATCTTTTTAACATACTCTTGTTTAAGCATTCCTTCAACCATAACTGCTCTATCCTTAACATGTGGATTTCCCAATTGTCCGAATTTCACACTTCCCATTGCAAAAACTTTCCCCATGCTAGTAAGTGCTAACGTCAACGTCCTTCCACAAGATACTTGAACAAAATCGTAGTCAACAAGCTGCGAAACACATGTCGGTACAAGCTTGTTTCCATTATCAGAATGACCGAGTCTCCCTTCATCTCCATCACCCCATGTAAACAGCTTACCGGTAGAAGTATTGTACTTAAAACGGTCGGCAATGACTTCGATGATCGCAGCCGTATGCCATGTTCCACAAGCAACAGATCTCACACATAGACCCTTAAGAGACTGAACCTCTTTCGGACTAGAAGTGCTCTGATAATTCCCATGTCCGAGAACTCCAAATGTACCGTCTCCATATGTAAACAATCGACCGCAGCTAGAGACCATAGCGGTATGCCATTCGCCACAAGCAACGCTGGAAATACTAATACCCTCTACAGGTAAAGAAAGTTTATGTGTTAACCACTGACTTCTAATCCTTCCTTCATCAACCAAACCCGAAAAAGAAACATCGTTCCCCCACGCGTATACTTCGCCAGAATCCGTCAAAGCACATGTATGATACTCGCCGCAAGCAACGTTTTTTACACGAATATCACTAAGAGAATCAACTATTTTCGGGGAGCTAGTGTCCATATCAATTCTCTGCCCTAACCGTCCCCACTTCCCTTGACCCCAACAGAATACTTCACCTTGTTTTGTCACTATGGCAGCGTGGTTTCCTCCTAAAGCTACATTTTGTACATCTAACATTGCTGTGGATTCGAGTAACTT is a window encoding:
- the LOC131622113 gene encoding protein Brevis radix-like 2, producing MHESSTKNRISAVSPLNEDSTDTTKSDNSLIEEVQRLKAEARRLEMQCELQNHETQEIQNKIEESWSVAKEEAAKCKAAKEVIQALTQRVSMLLKNDKLMDNNTNLTMPESQQDTVDILKAEWVERYEDGVYITLTTSPSGEKELKRMRFSRELFAKKDAERWWDENYAKVIHKYGIEGYKK
- the LOC131622084 gene encoding PH, RCC1 and FYVE domains-containing protein 1-like, producing MTMEEEQVSLAGTLPFDRAVEQAIVSIKKGAYLLKCGSRGKPKLCPFRLSPDERNLIWCSGQQEKHLRLSGVTKIVQGQGNNIRTQKQNETEKECHSFSLIYANGEHSLDLICKDKTQAATWFVGLKAVISRCQQPKAFTSLRSCKGVQSCVSSPAGILRRKKNLGLLDDTSQFTQVHSVCASPSLSLSERCFSDGLSYASDTFYSSASSHSSIHGITDNSVPSSPYINPDVHSHVKTSRFEKEHKKDLSSYRSILPPTSPHVGNNSSNVLKDVMIWGGGIGCLVGIVNERFVQNSNYSLVPKLLESTAMLDVQNVALGGNHAAIVTKQGEVFCWGQGKWGRLGQRIDMDTSSPKIVDSLSDIRVKNVACGEYHTCALTDSGEVYAWGNDVSFSGLVDEGRIRSQWLTHKLSLPVEGISISSVACGEWHTAMVSSCGRLFTYGDGTFGVLGHGNYQSTSSPKEVQSLKGLCVRSVACGTWHTAAIIEVIADRFKYNTSTGKLFTWGDGDEGRLGHSDNGNKLVPTCVSQLVDYDFVQVSCGRTLTLALTSMGKVFAMGSVKFGQLGNPHVKDRAVMVEGMLKQEYVKKISCGSYHAAVLTSSGSVYTWGKGENGQLGLGDTENRCTPSFVEALRDRQVDTITCGPSFTVAICLHKPISMSDQSSCSGCRLPFGFTRKKHNCYNCGLLFCGNCSSKKVMNASLAPDKSKAFRVCDSCFDRKQGSSSTHSIMDSSKSRNYNYQHLQKHKNKSCDLTEDRGETNVTNGPLLSLHQSCYRKNMPSGRKVWKNQQESQQKLEDCSSKLGNVPQCGQVPCSAQFRSNCTENSAMRDSSTKNRISTVSPLNVDSTDTTKSDKLLIEEVQRLRAEARRLEKQCEFQNHEIQECQHKIEESWSVAKEEAAKCKAAKEVIKALALRLHTLSGKDNHGVEQKAVLQECLPNLAPIHTDTNTPRNTNMDSLSNSPIVFSSALRSKFGRSMFLKNDKSTDNNTNLLTPESQQDTADGLKAEWVEQYENGVYITLTTSPSGEKGLKRVRFSRKRFAQKEAERWWEENQAKVYHKYGIEGCQK